The DNA window ATAACATCTTATCTTTTGTCTCTTACTAAATTCATTTAAGAccacaaaaaattaaaattgcttaaaacatttatacaaaaaatttaataaaatttttagaCCTCCAATGGATGGAACTTGTAAGTTCTCAAACCATCCAacatttttactttaaaattaattcattaaataccTTGTTCTTGGACTTGGATGATAATAGAAGTCGAGATTGAACTTAAAATCATTTCTAGATATTATTGCATATTATTCATTCTCAATTATTTGTTAGATTCATtgattcaattcaatttatgGAGAGAAAACAAGTCTACCTAATGAATATTCTAGAACCCATTTCACTTAATATAGGGGGAAAGAGagtgaaatttaaaatattttttcttaatcaaTGTTTTCaagtatgaataaaataatctcagttataaataattaaatcatactTTTTTTGGATTTAGTAGTGCTTATATTTTGGATAAGAATGTGAGTGAGATTGTATATGAGtttgaacataaaaaataatatttttttatcttatttaaatattaatttataagtatatataatactttaattatatattgataaatttgtattttcaaacaaacaaagcAATCTTTGTGTTAATAACattcacaaaaatatatttattttaatatttatacaaagagagcattataatattttaaaaatagaagaaaaaaatttcacaagatatatataattttttttttcaaatttaccaGGCTAGTTACTAACTATAGGAAATCATTATCAATTTGATCATGTTCTTCACTTGGCTTTAATCTTTTCTTCCATTGAAATTGAATTCTTGCAATGAGCAATCGCCGCCTGAATCGCTGCCTGCAATTCTTCCATGGTGCTATCACTAGTCGAGGTTGGAGGCACCGGTACCAAAAGCCCACTATTTCCCGGCGAGGTTCTCATTGATGCCGGCGCCGACGAGAAATCCCTCCTTCCGGTCATTCTTCCTTTCCTAGAACCGCCGCAGCTGACTAAGTTGCCGGAAAATGAATGGGGCTGCCGTAGAATATGTGGTTTCTCTTTCTTCCCTCTCAAGGATAGAATAAGAGGTCTCATCATTCTTATGTATCTTTTCACTACATTCCCAATATCAAATTTCAGTCCTGTTTTCTGATTCTGATTCTGATTCTGATTCTGATTCTTCTGATTATTATTGCTCTGTTTCTTCTCTGTTCTCCATCTGGGTATTCCAAGAAATGAGAAAGATTTCGACTTTGTAGTTCTTTCCTTGGATTCCATCACTTTCCGGCGAGGTTGGCCGTAAGAGAACGATTTTGATTTCGTCCTTTCTTTAATGTCatcggcggcggcggcggcggtcTGATTAACGGGAAGGGGAAGGTTGTCGAGAGAATTTGTTGATGCCCGTGGAGAGATTGGGGGGAGATGGGAGAGGAGGTGGAGAGGAAGGAGATGACCTTGGAAGAAGATCTCATCTGCCGGAGAGAAATCATGAGTGGGTTGCTTGGATTTGTCAggggcggcggcggcggcggcggaattGGGGTGGAGAGATATGGTGAAGGAGAATTCGTGGGATGGGGAAGAGGTGTTTGAGGGTGGAGATGGTGGTGCTAATTTGGGTGATGGATGAATGACTTGTAATTTTGATAATTGATGATGATCTTGATGAGGATCTACTGGATTATCTTTGATATGGTTGATGTTTTCCATTTTAATTGGATGATATTGATGAGAATAATGATGGATTGAGATTGTGTTCTTGAGGAGGAGAGgaggaagaaagaaagatgaTGATTTGGTTCTCTTAGTTTTGTTTGTGCATGGATTTCACCACATTCATTAGGTTTGGAGAGATAAGGCTTAAAAGGTAATTGGTGTGTGtttgtgtgtgtgagagaaaGATGGGTCCATGTTATTTAATTGTCaacaaattgaatatttttatcttatgctgttctttaatttaattataacttattacCTTGAGAAAGTAGTTTAAGCTTAAAGAATACTAaggtatatatttataatttattagtcACATGCTTATAAAATTTACATGATTTAATAGTTGATGTTGCATGATTTTTATTGtggttttcttttatgaacCTCTTATTtgttacattatatatatattttttttaaattaagagtgggaaaatgaaaacaaaattctCTTAGTCCtagtttggtttggtttggtatTGATTGGTGATGGTGAATAAGTTATCTACAGTAATTGTTgtgaataaattattacaaaatatatgttGAATCAAACTGACACCCAATTTTGAGaagttttaacaaataaattgaaacaaaatttattCCCAACTTTCTAATTAGGTTTGGCAGTCAGGTATGTTAAATTGGATAAGTTTGTTGgcaagttatttatttaatctgcAATAATTAATCGcactaaaaaaaactaaatttggtgttttatacaaaataaaaattaatttttttttaattaagttgaggtgataaatcattattcaaatatattaacataGGTGGAAAAATCAATAATGAAAAACGTCCCAATTTTAGAAAAGAATCAACTAGAGTGGAGAAAACCCACTATCCAAACTACTAACATAAAAATAACATCAAAAACATATCATAAATAAACCAAGTGTCATATATCTCCCTTCATACTTCATAGTCATGTCCACTCTAAACACATGTCACAAAAACACTCATTTATCTTCAACCAATATCTTACTTGTTTCTTCTTCCTCAATTGTGTGGAAATTACCAAATTTGGAGCTTTCTATCTCCTTATATTTCTaccaaaaaaattttaatttttttttaaataatttataaaaaatgatataattagaGTCGTTTAAGCTCAACGACAACgtcataagaaaatatttaaaaaaaaacacacaccaTTGATcaaacaaaatgaaattttaacgagcacaaattaatttttaagagaTAAATGAGTTTCTCAACTGCCTCAACCGATTTACCCAATAAAACATCCCcgattgtcataataatagaattatgaattaaacgTATTGGTCGATAGGACTGTAAATGAGCCGAGCCAAGTCGAGCTCAAACCAGCttaagctcgagctcgagctcgactcgatttggtatttattagctcgactcgaactcgagttcgaacgaatttataaatttgaactcgactatttacctacaagTTCGGCtctaattgaaaattttgaacaaaaattaaattttcaaattcgagctcgaactcgagaTCGAACtctaactaaatttattttcaaaattaaaatatcaaactctcatacatattcaatatttaaaacataatttttcaaaataaaaatatgaaacaatcatacttattcaacatttaaaaaaaattaaaattattaaaactccaaaatcaaagtacaaaattatgtaaattGTTTGAagattcaatatattaatcttttttaactTATGTTCTTTAATCCTAACACACGTACAACTACATgcacttaataatataaaatgtttaatcttaaaagtaattaatataaaaaataaatgttaaaacaaataactaaaatttaactttaagaTATAGATACGACaacaaaatatacttttattatatataatatattaactatttttatctttgtaagtattatatatgatatattaattattatatctataatatttacttttattatacctaatatattaaaaaaaaaattatcgctttaaatattatatataatatacttttattatatataatatattaatcatttttattttttttaatattatatataataaattaattattatatccctaatatttactttttattatagataatatattaacctatttttatctctttcaataatatatataatatatttactttttttaatattttttttaatattatatataatatattaatttttttttctctttcaatattatatataacatcctaattattatatccctaatattttggcaacttttttttttctatcatcaaatatattattaataggaATTGAAAAttagtgtttttctatatttatctaacatatatatgtatataaacatAAGTTTCTCCTAATacataaaaagaatatataagcATAAGTTTCtcctaatacatgaaaaaatgataaacaagACTTATCGATGAGTTAACCAACATAATAGTTTTTTCCTTCTTTGGTGTTGTATTtccttaaaacaaaaaaaaacaaatcaaagttAACTAAACGCAAAAACAATAGAAAAATAGATGAAA is part of the Impatiens glandulifera chromosome 1, dImpGla2.1, whole genome shotgun sequence genome and encodes:
- the LOC124910476 gene encoding BRI1 kinase inhibitor 1-like; its protein translation is MENINHIKDNPVDPHQDHHQLSKLQVIHPSPKLAPPSPPSNTSSPSHEFSFTISLHPNSAAAAAAPDKSKQPTHDFSPADEIFFQGHLLPLHLLSHLPPISPRASTNSLDNLPLPVNQTAAAAADDIKERTKSKSFSYGQPRRKVMESKERTTKSKSFSFLGIPRWRTEKKQSNNNQKNQNQNQNQNQKTGLKFDIGNVVKRYIRMMRPLILSLRGKKEKPHILRQPHSFSGNLVSCGGSRKGRMTGRRDFSSAPASMRTSPGNSGLLVPVPPTSTSDSTMEELQAAIQAAIAHCKNSISMEEKIKAK